In one Geoglobus acetivorans genomic region, the following are encoded:
- a CDS encoding MBL fold metallo-hydrolase, producing MDAEVIELSDSLKLYRIGHFNYYVFSGEKNVLIEVGWSCVAEKFLEVLEEDIDAIILTHAHSDHITGLPRILEEYPDAEVFAHENVSRLFQREKVVNIWLQEDAFVCGHEIKTENGFRVDRAVGDGDYVYGLEIYEATGHSPDSIIVYHRKSNALLISDCFGFITSSGVHAPLFFYSFEEYLNSIEKIASFRPEILGLGHIHVFRGRECDAVARKAREETLKARELIRSGASDEELYERFIVGELRLYPGETMLNSVKILKKRVLES from the coding sequence ATGGACGCAGAAGTTATCGAGCTTTCAGATTCCTTAAAGCTATACAGAATCGGACATTTCAACTACTATGTCTTCAGCGGGGAAAAGAACGTTCTCATAGAGGTCGGATGGAGCTGTGTTGCTGAAAAATTCCTCGAAGTTCTCGAGGAGGATATCGATGCCATCATACTCACCCACGCCCACTCAGACCACATAACCGGCCTGCCCCGAATTCTCGAAGAGTACCCTGACGCTGAGGTTTTTGCGCATGAGAATGTTTCAAGGCTCTTTCAGAGGGAAAAAGTCGTCAACATCTGGCTCCAGGAGGATGCGTTTGTCTGCGGTCATGAAATCAAAACTGAAAACGGTTTCAGGGTTGACAGAGCAGTAGGCGATGGTGATTATGTTTACGGGCTTGAGATATACGAGGCCACTGGCCACTCTCCGGATTCGATCATAGTATATCACAGAAAGAGCAACGCTCTCCTCATATCTGACTGCTTCGGATTCATCACCTCTTCAGGAGTCCACGCTCCTCTGTTTTTCTACAGCTTTGAAGAATATCTGAACTCCATAGAGAAGATTGCCTCATTCAGGCCTGAAATTCTGGGTCTGGGACACATACACGTTTTCAGAGGAAGAGAGTGCGACGCCGTAGCAAGAAAAGCCAGAGAAGAGACATTAAAAGCCAGGGAGCTGATAAGGTCCGGTGCAAGCGATGAAGAGCTTTACGAAAGGTTCATAGTCGGGGAACTGAGGCTGTACCCGGGAGAAACCATGCTGAACTCTGTAAAAATACTGAAGAAGAGGGTCCTTGAATCATGA
- a CDS encoding lysylphosphatidylglycerol synthase domain-containing protein, which produces MRLRLAVGLALVVMLVFLFRDSLQYLLSANPVYFFYGVVFYVLLNLILSFRIHYLLVKSGQHSDFIDVMKAHFAGMILGDFTPGRVGYFSAPLFAQRYGMNADAFMGVILSSQAVELVVKIFGASLAVVYFLKPEEVYLLALPAILTVAAILYLWSDIPPDIGRLREIRIHARKTARHTPFIVLISLAGWLLTGLQWYYLFLSARIDAGFVQAMLIQPLATLLMFVPLTPAGLGVFESGSALLVSAISSNLNAGVAHSILVRVSTVAADLPGLAVIMEKRGS; this is translated from the coding sequence TCCAGTATCTGCTCTCTGCAAATCCTGTTTACTTCTTTTACGGAGTTGTTTTCTACGTTCTGCTGAACCTCATCCTCTCGTTCAGAATTCACTACCTTCTGGTTAAATCGGGACAGCACTCTGACTTCATCGATGTTATGAAAGCACATTTTGCCGGCATGATCCTTGGAGACTTCACACCCGGCAGGGTTGGATACTTCTCTGCACCGCTTTTCGCTCAGAGATATGGGATGAACGCGGATGCATTCATGGGTGTGATCCTGTCATCCCAGGCGGTGGAGCTGGTCGTCAAGATATTCGGGGCATCACTTGCGGTGGTTTACTTTCTGAAGCCTGAAGAGGTTTATCTTCTCGCTCTTCCCGCCATTCTGACGGTGGCGGCCATACTCTACCTGTGGTCTGACATTCCCCCAGACATTGGCCGGCTGAGAGAAATAAGAATTCATGCACGGAAAACCGCCAGGCACACTCCATTTATCGTTCTGATATCGCTTGCGGGTTGGTTGCTGACCGGACTCCAGTGGTACTATCTGTTCCTTTCAGCCAGGATTGATGCAGGATTCGTTCAGGCCATGCTCATTCAGCCCCTGGCGACTCTCCTGATGTTCGTTCCTCTAACTCCTGCTGGGCTTGGAGTTTTTGAATCAGGCTCAGCTCTGCTGGTTTCTGCTATCTCCAGCAATCTGAATGCCGGAGTTGCCCATTCCATCCTGGTCAGGGTTTCAACGGTTGCTGCGGATCTGCCGGGTCTGGCTGTGATCATGGAAAAAAGGGGTTCATGA